From Clostridia bacterium, a single genomic window includes:
- a CDS encoding sensor histidine kinase has protein sequence MSVFDSKMIVLYFAYGLSFFTMALVIAFQARENSSFVLAKPIWLLAGFGLCQAFAEWAKVTKLLHMYGIELLSITALHLLDVLAIGISFLFLFLFGSHLVVDYLKKYTYLKYVPLIIAAGWVAKFIIMDFLLFPLASFKMWAAYSTAWARYLMAFPGAILVTAGLLLQLPELKKLDLKSAYYNCQGAAFAFAAYGFLSGLVTFPVDFWPGNVLNTESFLQRTGWPVQFFRASFGLLMAFTVIKTINIFNVEQQKRLEEAERLSVLVAERDRFARDLHDGIIQSIYGAGLILDASQAMLRKGELGKVDEHMAQAKTKLNETIAQLRDYIRDLQKGRETKGNLKQVLLQLIHEFRKFSMTPIDFEDNLKKDLVLTQKQDKNVYHIIQEALFNVVKHAQATRAKITVEEGENREIILQIIDNGKGFDFGKWQAGGSVDHKGLANMMFRAQRIGGRLTIDTDLGRGTTVTLVFQVDEGQE, from the coding sequence GTGAGCGTTTTTGACAGCAAAATGATCGTGCTGTATTTTGCCTATGGCCTGTCTTTTTTTACTATGGCCTTGGTTATCGCCTTTCAGGCGAGGGAAAACAGCAGCTTTGTATTGGCTAAACCCATATGGTTGTTGGCCGGCTTCGGACTGTGCCAGGCTTTTGCCGAGTGGGCCAAAGTTACTAAACTACTCCATATGTATGGTATTGAATTGTTAAGTATTACTGCCCTGCACTTGTTGGATGTGCTGGCCATTGGCATTTCTTTTTTGTTCTTGTTCTTGTTCGGCAGTCATCTGGTGGTTGATTACCTTAAGAAATACACTTATTTAAAGTATGTTCCTTTAATCATAGCTGCGGGATGGGTAGCGAAGTTTATTATTATGGACTTCCTGTTGTTCCCCCTGGCCAGTTTCAAAATGTGGGCGGCATACAGCACCGCCTGGGCCCGGTATTTAATGGCCTTTCCGGGAGCGATCCTGGTTACTGCAGGGCTCCTCCTACAGCTGCCGGAACTGAAAAAGCTGGACTTAAAATCTGCTTACTACAATTGCCAGGGGGCAGCATTTGCTTTTGCCGCTTACGGCTTCTTATCCGGCCTGGTGACTTTCCCCGTTGACTTTTGGCCCGGTAATGTTTTAAATACGGAAAGCTTCTTGCAAAGGACCGGATGGCCGGTGCAGTTCTTTAGAGCAAGCTTTGGGTTATTAATGGCTTTTACCGTCATCAAAACTATCAACATCTTTAATGTAGAACAGCAAAAACGCCTGGAGGAAGCAGAACGCTTAAGTGTGCTGGTGGCGGAACGGGACCGGTTTGCCAGGGATTTACATGACGGGATAATTCAATCCATCTATGGGGCGGGCCTCATCCTGGATGCCAGCCAGGCTATGCTAAGAAAGGGAGAGCTGGGTAAAGTTGATGAGCATATGGCTCAGGCAAAGACAAAGCTAAACGAGACCATAGCGCAACTGAGGGATTATATTAGAGACTTGCAAAAAGGCCGGGAAACCAAAGGTAATCTCAAGCAAGTCTTGCTGCAATTAATCCATGAATTCCGCAAATTTTCCATGACACCGATTGATTTTGAAGATAACTTGAAAAAGGATCTTGTATTAACTCAAAAACAAGACAAAAACGTCTACCATATCATTCAAGAAGCCTTGTTCAACGTGGTGAAGCACGCACAAGCTACGAGAGCCAAGATTACCGTGGAAGAAGGAGAAAACCGGGAGATCATCCTGCAAATTATCGATAACGGGAAAGGTTTTGACTTTGGAAAATGGCAAGCCGGTGGCTCTGTTGACCATAAGGGACTGGCCAATATGATGTTCAGGGCCCAGCGGATTGGAGGCCGCCTGACCATTGATACTGATCTGGGACGGGGAACGACGGTGACCCTGGTCTTCCAGGTGGATGAAGGACAGGAGTAG
- a CDS encoding 4Fe-4S dicluster domain-containing protein: protein MNTARRKFLKGLGLVGLSTALIPVLDFDTGARADNTQSYAHPKITRQWVRIVDLKKCDGCEGMGLESQCRAAHRQTYRTREGEEWIDVQKIEGEVEGSSFWMPIPCMHCENAPCVKVCPVGATYRNENGTVLVDNRKCLGCRMCMAACPYDRRFFYWDHREPHPDDDPSQYSPEFPLPPIKGTVNKCVLCEKFTREGKLPVCVASCPRGAMYFGDLETDVATNGFEKVSISKLLAENSAYRYKEELGTRPRVYYLPGYGQEQGRDPRE from the coding sequence ATGAACACCGCCAGGCGAAAATTCTTAAAGGGATTGGGTCTGGTCGGACTCTCTACCGCTTTGATCCCGGTGCTGGATTTTGATACAGGAGCACGGGCCGATAATACCCAAAGCTATGCCCATCCTAAAATCACCAGGCAATGGGTTCGTATCGTTGACTTGAAGAAATGTGACGGGTGCGAGGGGATGGGATTGGAGTCCCAGTGCCGGGCCGCCCACCGGCAGACTTACCGGACCCGGGAGGGCGAAGAATGGATCGACGTGCAAAAGATTGAAGGTGAGGTGGAAGGCAGCAGTTTCTGGATGCCGATTCCCTGCATGCACTGTGAAAACGCTCCCTGTGTGAAAGTCTGTCCTGTGGGAGCTACCTACCGCAACGAAAACGGCACGGTGCTGGTAGATAACAGGAAATGCCTTGGTTGTCGCATGTGCATGGCGGCATGTCCCTATGACCGGCGCTTTTTCTATTGGGATCACCGGGAACCACATCCGGATGATGATCCGTCGCAATATTCTCCCGAATTCCCCTTGCCGCCGATTAAAGGAACAGTTAATAAATGCGTGCTCTGTGAGAAATTTACCAGGGAAGGAAAACTACCGGTCTGCGTGGCCAGCTGCCCCAGGGGAGCCATGTACTTCGGGGATTTGGAAACTGACGTGGCTACCAATGGCTTTGAAAAGGTATCTATCAGCAAACTGCTGGCGGAAAACAGTGCTTACCGTTACAAAGAGGAATTGGGAACCAGACCGAGGGTATATTACCTGCCGGGTTACGGGCAGGAACAAGGGAGGGACCCGCGTGAGTAG
- the nrfD gene encoding polysulfide reductase NrfD gives MSSVQNRHELESKVLRPLINPGFTYQAVLLVLAGIVAVGVVNWIGQLREGLIVTGLKNHAFWGLYITTFVYFIGISLAGTLVSAVLRLAGQHWQTPLTRMAEVITGSALIGAVLMILVDMGRPERLLTVFWYGRIVSPLIWDVIAVSTYLAGSLFYLYVPMIPDLALCRDRLKASVSPLRHKIYSILALGWQDTPEQRAALEKAMRVMTIVIVPAGIAVHSVTAWLFGMTLRSGWDNAILAPYFVVSAFFSGTAMVVVIMAIYRKWFKLEEYLTPGHFTKLGWLIVTMAIIYGYFNFSELLTEAYKLKGDEKAFLSMFFTGVFAKYFWLFIAGSILIPIFLVVWSKTRNVVRITMAGLLVVIGVWFKRYIFVIPSLMFPMTPTYENAPLYSPSLAEWSITLIGLAGFLLMIGLFFRYFPAMPVWEMVRERERALEGGE, from the coding sequence GTGAGTAGTGTGCAGAACAGGCATGAATTAGAAAGTAAAGTGTTAAGACCATTGATAAACCCGGGCTTCACTTACCAGGCAGTATTACTCGTCTTGGCGGGAATTGTGGCGGTTGGTGTAGTCAATTGGATTGGTCAGTTGAGAGAAGGGTTGATCGTTACCGGCTTAAAGAATCATGCTTTCTGGGGACTATATATCACCACCTTTGTTTATTTTATCGGTATCAGCCTTGCCGGAACGCTGGTATCAGCCGTCTTGCGATTGGCCGGTCAACACTGGCAGACACCCCTTACCAGGATGGCAGAGGTGATCACCGGCTCGGCGTTAATCGGGGCAGTCCTGATGATCCTAGTTGATATGGGTAGGCCGGAACGGCTGCTAACGGTGTTCTGGTATGGGAGAATTGTCTCTCCTCTCATCTGGGACGTGATTGCCGTTTCCACTTACCTAGCCGGCAGCCTGTTCTATCTATATGTTCCTATGATTCCGGATTTGGCGCTGTGCCGGGACAGATTGAAAGCCTCAGTATCACCCTTGCGGCACAAGATTTACAGCATCCTGGCATTGGGTTGGCAGGATACTCCCGAGCAAAGAGCTGCTTTGGAAAAAGCGATGCGGGTGATGACTATTGTCATTGTGCCGGCAGGAATTGCGGTGCATTCCGTCACGGCTTGGCTATTCGGTATGACCCTGCGCTCCGGTTGGGATAACGCTATTCTGGCACCATATTTTGTCGTCAGCGCATTTTTCTCTGGTACTGCCATGGTAGTAGTAATTATGGCCATCTATCGTAAATGGTTTAAACTGGAAGAGTATTTGACCCCGGGTCATTTTACCAAATTAGGATGGTTAATTGTTACCATGGCGATCATATACGGGTATTTTAACTTTTCGGAGCTCTTAACGGAGGCCTACAAGCTCAAAGGGGATGAAAAAGCATTTTTGAGCATGTTTTTCACCGGTGTCTTTGCTAAGTACTTTTGGCTGTTTATAGCAGGCAGCATTCTCATTCCCATTTTCTTAGTCGTTTGGTCCAAAACCAGGAATGTGGTCCGCATCACCATGGCAGGTTTGCTGGTGGTAATCGGTGTGTGGTTTAAACGATATATCTTTGTTATTCCCAGCCTTATGTTTCCGATGACGCCCACGTATGAGAATGCTCCGTTGTACAGTCCCAGTTTGGCGGAATGGTCTATCACTTTAATTGGTTTGGCAGGCTTCCTGCTGATGATTGGGTTGTTTTTCAGATATTTTCCGGCCATGCCTGTTTGGGAAATGGTGCGGGAAAGAGAACGGGCTTTAGAAGGGGGTGAATAG
- the yunB gene encoding sporulation protein YunB — translation MWRRRKIKPKMVLLIIIAVLFLSLFYVERALRHTVIALAEAEAVWHATHAINSAVLEEVSANISYGDLIQPEKDINNQVIFMQINTMLVNRIKSEAEIAIQASLRQLEQKKIGIPLGQVSGAKLLSNLGPMLRVVVVPMGIVHIDVEDSFEAAGINQTRHRIYLNVRSDVRVVFPLLDREVPVKTQIPIADAIIVGPVPQVYLGESLFR, via the coding sequence ATGTGGCGACGGAGAAAGATAAAACCGAAAATGGTATTATTAATAATAATTGCAGTCCTGTTTCTTTCCCTGTTTTATGTAGAACGTGCATTGCGCCATACGGTGATCGCATTGGCTGAAGCAGAGGCCGTCTGGCATGCTACCCATGCCATCAACAGTGCGGTACTGGAGGAAGTTTCGGCTAATATCAGTTATGGGGATTTGATCCAGCCGGAAAAGGATATTAACAATCAGGTGATTTTTATGCAGATTAACACCATGCTGGTTAATAGAATCAAATCCGAAGCGGAAATAGCCATTCAAGCCTCCCTCCGCCAGTTGGAACAGAAGAAGATTGGGATACCATTGGGTCAAGTATCCGGCGCGAAGTTATTATCCAATTTGGGGCCGATGCTGAGGGTCGTAGTGGTACCCATGGGAATAGTACATATAGATGTGGAGGATTCATTTGAAGCAGCCGGTATTAACCAGACCAGGCACCGGATTTATTTGAATGTCCGCAGTGATGTCAGAGTGGTTTTTCCTCTCCTGGACAGGGAAGTACCTGTGAAAACCCAAATTCCGATTGCCGATGCGATTATTGTTGGCCCGGTGCCTCAGGTGTATTTGGGTGAATCGCTTTTTAGATAA
- a CDS encoding tyrosine--tRNA ligase: MSVHAVEKEVARQMAVIKRGVFEIISEEELANKIKKSLLKGEPLRIKLGLDPSAPDIHLGHTVVLHKMRQFQELGHQVIIIIGDFTGRIGDPTGRSETRKQLSAEEVMANAKTYQEQIFKILDPAKTQITYNSQWLGPLTFQEVIELAAKTTVARMLERDDFTRRYHENQPIGLHEFFYPLMQGYDSVHLRADVELGGTDQKFNLLMGRTLQKEYGQEPQIAITMPILEGLDGVQKMSKSLGNYVGVNEPPEEMYGKVMSISDDLMVRYFELVTTVTLEELEDIKSSYTQGRVHPRDLKMRLAREIVKLYHGEDKAWQAEEEFKRVFQQRELPSDIPVVALGESLLVDNKIWLPKLLVEAKLVSSTSEGRRQIMQGAVRVDGERVTDPNLEVAVDKDFVVKVGRRKFAKIIKE, translated from the coding sequence ATGTCTGTGCATGCTGTTGAGAAAGAAGTGGCACGGCAAATGGCCGTGATTAAGCGCGGCGTTTTTGAAATTATTTCTGAGGAAGAATTAGCCAACAAAATCAAAAAGTCACTGCTCAAAGGTGAGCCCCTGAGAATCAAGTTAGGGCTTGATCCCAGTGCCCCGGATATTCACCTGGGCCATACTGTGGTTTTGCATAAGATGAGGCAGTTTCAGGAGCTTGGGCACCAGGTGATTATCATCATCGGTGATTTCACCGGGCGGATCGGTGATCCCACCGGGCGTTCGGAAACCAGAAAGCAGCTTTCCGCCGAAGAAGTTATGGCCAATGCCAAGACATATCAAGAACAGATTTTCAAGATTCTTGATCCGGCCAAAACACAAATTACATATAACAGCCAGTGGTTGGGACCCTTGACTTTTCAAGAGGTGATTGAATTAGCGGCCAAAACCACCGTGGCCAGGATGCTGGAAAGAGATGATTTTACCAGGCGCTACCACGAGAACCAACCTATAGGATTGCACGAGTTTTTCTACCCGTTAATGCAAGGTTATGATTCGGTCCACCTCCGGGCTGATGTGGAGCTGGGCGGAACCGACCAGAAGTTCAACTTACTTATGGGCAGAACCTTGCAAAAAGAATACGGGCAAGAACCCCAGATTGCCATTACCATGCCGATTTTAGAAGGGCTGGACGGTGTCCAGAAAATGAGCAAGAGCCTGGGCAATTATGTTGGCGTCAATGAACCGCCGGAAGAAATGTATGGCAAGGTGATGTCCATTTCCGATGATTTGATGGTAAGATATTTCGAACTGGTTACGACGGTGACTTTGGAAGAGTTAGAGGATATCAAGAGCAGCTATACCCAGGGAAGGGTGCATCCCAGAGATCTGAAGATGCGTCTGGCCAGGGAAATTGTAAAACTCTATCATGGTGAAGACAAAGCTTGGCAGGCGGAGGAAGAATTCAAACGGGTTTTCCAGCAAAGGGAGCTCCCATCGGATATTCCTGTGGTTGCTCTTGGAGAAAGCCTTTTGGTTGACAATAAGATCTGGCTGCCAAAACTGTTGGTGGAAGCCAAGCTTGTCAGCAGCACCAGTGAAGGAAGAAGACAAATCATGCAAGGAGCGGTAAGAGTGGACGGGGAACGGGTTACCGATCCGAATTTGGAAGTTGCCGTCGACAAAGACTTTGTTGTGAAAGTAGGGCGAAGAAAGTTTGCCAAGATTATCAAGGAATAA
- a CDS encoding response regulator transcription factor, translating into MEKTKLIIVDDHEVVRYGLRLFLESYDHLAVVGEAQTLAETISLMERVRPSIVILDVLLKNECGIQCCKEIMQRYPDTRIIILTSFGNEEVILKAIKAGAKGFVLKDTGNEELIKAINAAIKGESLLDPLITHKLLNHLRQISGQGTGAQVHLSQQERRVLALLSEGLSNREIANKILLSEKTVRNYVSKILNKLNLNNRAEAAVYAAKHGIRYEQ; encoded by the coding sequence ATGGAGAAAACCAAGCTTATCATTGTCGATGATCATGAAGTAGTCCGGTATGGGTTGAGACTATTCTTAGAATCCTATGATCACCTGGCAGTGGTCGGGGAAGCGCAAACACTGGCAGAAACAATTTCCCTCATGGAAAGAGTTCGTCCTAGTATCGTGATCCTGGATGTACTGCTCAAAAATGAATGTGGAATTCAATGCTGCAAGGAAATCATGCAACGGTATCCGGATACCAGAATCATTATTTTGACCTCCTTCGGCAATGAAGAGGTGATATTGAAGGCCATCAAGGCAGGGGCTAAGGGCTTTGTGTTAAAGGATACCGGGAATGAAGAATTAATCAAAGCCATCAATGCGGCCATCAAAGGAGAATCGTTGCTGGACCCGCTGATCACGCATAAGCTTTTGAATCACCTGCGACAAATTTCCGGCCAAGGAACGGGAGCTCAGGTCCACTTGTCGCAGCAAGAAAGAAGGGTATTAGCTCTGCTCTCGGAAGGCCTCAGCAACCGGGAGATTGCCAATAAAATACTGTTAAGTGAAAAAACCGTGCGCAATTATGTCAGCAAAATTCTTAACAAATTGAATTTAAATAACCGGGCGGAAGCGGCTGTTTATGCCGCTAAGCATGGCATCAGATATGAACAGTGA
- a CDS encoding PBP1A family penicillin-binding protein — protein sequence MPAPKKKQRRRLNIKRLILLIVLLGLIIGGGVGVGFVAGVVRNMPNWQPDNIEANLTTFFYDRNGQRVANVFLENRIPVSFDQIPETVKHAFLAIEDHQFYKHNGINLYRIAGAVWANIRHGWGSQGGSTITMQLANKAFIDHHEKKLERKIQEAILALQLERLYSKDEIFEMYLNLIYFGNGAHGVQAASHTYFGKDVSQLDLAESALLAGMIQRPSTYNPYKNPDRAKSRRNLVLDQMARYGYITKEEAEQAKNQEIVLNNKPQQQQYNYPFFIDHAIEETEDILETLGIDPMELYRSGLHVYTTMDAHIQETMEKIYQDPDNFPPSKTDTPVQSAMVVLDHRTGEILGIIGGREHVTLRGLNRATQMKRSPGSVIKPLVVYGAALEKGFSPATVIDDVPVSYPAPGKPYQPRNYDGRWRGLITMREAIKHSVNIPAVKMLDTIGVDAGLEFGRRLGLSLTDADRNLSLALGGVTRGFSPLEIASAYGAFANKGIRIEPYAVSKIVDNQGNVIYEAKPRQHVVMSEETAYLMTDMLKSVVQSGTGTRAKMNRPVAGKTGTVQLPDLPEFKGKTGNMDAWWAAYTPEYVGVVWMGYDKTDAQHYLNQIYGGRYPAQIWKAVMEEALKDVPVVDFEKPANIVYRTVDAKSGLLPSGLTPAPFVINEIFHKDHVPKEESNVWVEAQVCADSGYLPSPHCPNVLTGIFLKRPIPYDATLGVPEDADLELPAAVCPVHSYGQGWPPDTNFTDPGRPEENPHSHGRDPAENGEQPAATSPPTGPEAPALGGQIREEGGKVTVVLSWNSVGSQGGIVYSVERWTKDNPTRYSIGLTTETVFEDSKVEKGQTYYYRVFAIDDNNLSTPSNEITVIIH from the coding sequence ATGCCTGCACCAAAAAAGAAACAACGCCGGCGTTTGAATATTAAACGCCTGATTTTACTAATAGTCCTACTGGGCCTGATCATTGGCGGCGGCGTAGGTGTTGGTTTTGTGGCCGGCGTCGTCCGCAATATGCCCAATTGGCAGCCGGACAATATTGAAGCTAATCTCACTACTTTCTTCTATGACCGGAATGGACAACGAGTTGCCAATGTCTTTTTGGAAAACCGCATTCCCGTTTCCTTCGACCAGATTCCGGAAACCGTAAAGCATGCCTTTCTAGCCATCGAGGATCACCAGTTTTATAAGCACAACGGGATCAACTTATATCGTATTGCGGGAGCCGTATGGGCCAACATCCGTCACGGCTGGGGCAGCCAGGGCGGCAGTACCATCACCATGCAGTTGGCTAACAAAGCCTTTATTGATCACCATGAGAAAAAACTGGAAAGAAAAATCCAAGAAGCCATTCTGGCCCTCCAGTTGGAACGGTTATACAGCAAAGATGAGATTTTCGAAATGTATCTCAACTTGATCTATTTCGGTAACGGTGCCCACGGCGTCCAAGCCGCTTCCCACACCTATTTTGGTAAAGATGTGAGCCAACTGGATTTGGCCGAAAGCGCTCTGCTGGCCGGCATGATCCAACGGCCTTCCACTTATAACCCGTACAAGAATCCCGATCGAGCCAAAAGCAGGCGCAATTTGGTATTAGACCAAATGGCCCGTTACGGCTATATCACCAAAGAGGAAGCCGAACAGGCCAAGAATCAGGAAATCGTTTTGAACAACAAACCGCAGCAGCAACAATATAATTACCCATTCTTCATTGATCATGCTATTGAAGAAACAGAGGATATACTGGAGACTTTAGGCATTGATCCCATGGAGCTGTACCGTTCCGGTCTCCATGTTTACACTACCATGGACGCCCATATTCAAGAGACCATGGAAAAGATTTACCAAGACCCCGACAACTTCCCGCCGAGCAAAACCGATACGCCTGTACAAAGTGCCATGGTAGTTCTGGATCACCGGACCGGTGAGATCCTGGGCATCATCGGCGGGCGGGAACATGTAACCCTGCGCGGGTTAAACAGGGCAACACAGATGAAGCGATCCCCCGGTTCCGTGATCAAACCCCTGGTAGTCTACGGGGCGGCCTTGGAAAAAGGTTTTTCGCCTGCCACCGTCATTGATGACGTACCCGTCTCTTATCCTGCCCCGGGTAAACCATACCAGCCAAGGAACTACGACGGGCGCTGGAGAGGACTCATCACCATGCGGGAGGCGATTAAACACTCTGTTAATATCCCGGCTGTCAAAATGCTGGACACCATCGGAGTTGACGCCGGGCTGGAGTTTGGCCGCCGTTTGGGCTTGTCGTTGACCGACGCGGATCGCAACTTAAGCCTGGCGCTGGGTGGTGTAACCCGCGGGTTCTCCCCTTTGGAAATAGCATCTGCTTACGGGGCCTTTGCCAATAAGGGCATACGTATTGAGCCTTATGCAGTGAGTAAGATTGTCGATAACCAGGGCAATGTGATCTATGAAGCAAAACCTCGCCAGCATGTGGTCATGAGTGAGGAAACAGCCTACTTGATGACCGACATGCTGAAATCCGTAGTGCAATCCGGTACCGGCACCAGGGCCAAAATGAACAGGCCGGTGGCCGGCAAGACAGGTACCGTTCAGCTTCCCGATCTACCCGAATTTAAGGGCAAGACCGGCAATATGGACGCCTGGTGGGCGGCCTACACGCCGGAATATGTCGGGGTGGTTTGGATGGGTTATGATAAAACCGATGCCCAGCACTACCTGAATCAAATCTATGGCGGCCGGTACCCGGCACAAATCTGGAAGGCGGTTATGGAAGAAGCATTAAAAGACGTGCCGGTGGTAGATTTTGAAAAACCAGCCAACATTGTTTACCGTACTGTTGATGCGAAGTCAGGGCTGCTGCCCAGCGGGTTAACTCCTGCCCCCTTCGTGATCAACGAAATCTTTCACAAGGACCATGTACCCAAGGAAGAATCAAATGTCTGGGTAGAGGCTCAAGTTTGCGCTGACAGCGGCTATTTACCTTCACCCCACTGTCCAAATGTGTTGACCGGTATCTTTCTCAAAAGACCCATTCCTTATGATGCTACCCTGGGAGTTCCGGAAGACGCTGATCTGGAGCTGCCGGCGGCGGTTTGCCCGGTTCATTCCTACGGACAAGGTTGGCCGCCGGATACAAATTTCACAGACCCGGGCCGGCCTGAGGAAAACCCTCACAGCCATGGCAGGGACCCAGCTGAAAACGGGGAACAGCCTGCTGCCACTTCTCCGCCCACAGGTCCTGAAGCACCGGCTCTGGGCGGCCAGATACGGGAAGAAGGCGGGAAGGTGACGGTAGTCCTGTCTTGGAACAGTGTGGGCAGCCAAGGCGGTATCGTGTACTCCGTGGAGCGCTGGACGAAAGACAATCCTACCCGCTACAGTATCGGTCTAACCACGGAAACCGTTTTCGAAGACAGCAAAGTGGAAAAGGGGCAGACTTATTACTACCGGGTCTTTGCCATCGACGATAACAACTTGAGCACTCCCTCCAACGAGATTACCGTGATTATTCACTGA
- a CDS encoding response regulator transcription factor, whose protein sequence is MERVKVLIVDDHEVVRYGLSLWFKQYDYLEVVGEAKSLTEAMQMMEKHRPRIVIMDVRLKDSSGIQGCAEITSRYPGTSVIMLTSFGDDDVLLESIRAGAKGFVLKDAGNEELLKAVDAAIRGESMLDPTVTGRLLEHLRKSPLEITEDKVKLTKQEKKVLALIAQGMTNKEIAREIFLSEKTVRNYVSNILSKLNLSNRAEAAVWATKNRMYLRQ, encoded by the coding sequence ATGGAACGGGTGAAGGTGCTCATTGTTGATGATCATGAAGTGGTTCGATATGGATTGTCCCTGTGGTTTAAGCAATATGATTACCTGGAAGTGGTAGGAGAAGCCAAGAGCCTGACCGAAGCCATGCAGATGATGGAAAAGCATCGCCCCAGGATAGTGATCATGGATGTCAGGTTGAAGGACAGCAGCGGCATCCAAGGCTGTGCGGAAATAACCAGCCGCTACCCGGGAACCAGTGTAATTATGTTGACGTCCTTCGGCGATGATGATGTGTTACTGGAATCCATTAGGGCCGGCGCTAAAGGCTTTGTCCTCAAGGATGCAGGCAATGAGGAACTGCTTAAAGCGGTTGATGCCGCCATAAGGGGGGAATCCATGCTGGATCCTACGGTGACCGGGCGGTTATTGGAACACTTGCGCAAGTCCCCCTTGGAAATCACTGAAGACAAGGTTAAGCTGACGAAACAGGAAAAAAAGGTGCTGGCTTTGATTGCTCAGGGGATGACTAATAAAGAAATTGCCAGGGAAATATTCTTGAGCGAAAAAACGGTGCGCAACTATGTCAGCAATATCCTCAGCAAACTGAATCTGAGTAACCGTGCCGAGGCTGCCGTCTGGGCAACCAAGAACAGGATGTATTTGAGACAATAA